From Schaalia sp. ZJ405, one genomic window encodes:
- a CDS encoding ADP-ribosylglycohydrolase family protein, with protein MTTYIHERAQAVIAGAAVGDALGGATEGWTPQQIRERWGGLVKGIVEPYYLDWEHARPIAPYHKGDGHVTDDTLMTSVIIDVYAKTRRHLTAYDMASEVTPRLIGNPMWIPELESEKLLLQRIFLAEKWIVARLHYGHVDPREAGVGNIVNCGAAMYMAPVGVVNAGDPQGAYNEAIDMAGAHQSSYGREAAGVYAGAVAHALIPSANADGVLATAIYLAHDGTKTAIEAVVAEGLKWRGKVTKDEDIIQLNNALREAVKPFDTVGDTYREMSMDARRPSRTKAIEELPIALGLVAAFDGDYKNCVLSAINYGRDADSIAVMAGAICAALGGIEQVPDQWINDISLASNLDLRGLGKTLGEAAENIMRDDHQRLVNIVKMKDTIRTGGAR; from the coding sequence ATGACGACCTACATTCACGAACGAGCACAGGCGGTCATTGCGGGTGCGGCCGTTGGTGACGCGCTTGGAGGAGCTACAGAGGGATGGACGCCACAGCAGATTCGCGAACGGTGGGGAGGTCTTGTCAAGGGAATTGTTGAACCCTATTACCTAGATTGGGAACACGCTCGTCCGATCGCGCCGTATCACAAAGGGGACGGTCACGTCACCGACGATACCCTGATGACCTCCGTCATCATCGACGTGTACGCGAAGACCCGTCGCCACCTCACTGCATATGACATGGCAAGCGAGGTAACTCCACGCCTGATCGGAAACCCAATGTGGATTCCCGAACTTGAAAGTGAGAAACTCCTTTTACAGCGCATATTTCTCGCGGAAAAATGGATTGTTGCGCGACTCCATTATGGGCATGTTGACCCGAGGGAAGCCGGAGTTGGCAACATCGTGAACTGCGGGGCTGCCATGTACATGGCTCCCGTCGGCGTGGTCAACGCCGGGGACCCGCAAGGCGCTTATAACGAAGCCATCGATATGGCCGGTGCCCATCAGTCATCCTATGGACGCGAGGCGGCGGGTGTTTACGCGGGCGCTGTCGCTCATGCGCTCATCCCATCTGCCAATGCGGATGGCGTCCTCGCAACGGCGATTTACCTCGCGCACGACGGGACGAAGACCGCGATTGAAGCGGTCGTTGCCGAAGGGCTGAAATGGCGTGGAAAGGTAACAAAAGACGAGGACATCATTCAGCTCAATAATGCACTTCGTGAGGCGGTGAAGCCTTTCGATACGGTGGGGGATACTTATCGTGAGATGAGTATGGATGCTCGTCGTCCTTCCCGTACGAAGGCCATCGAGGAACTCCCTATCGCATTAGGTCTTGTCGCGGCGTTCGATGGGGACTATAAGAATTGCGTTCTCTCAGCAATCAACTATGGACGCGATGCCGATTCCATCGCAGTCATGGCAGGAGCAATTTGCGCAGCGCTGGGCGGAATCGAACAGGTACCCGATCAATGGATCAACGACATTTCTCTCGCCTCGAATCTTGATCTGCGTGGGCTCGGGAAGACACTTGGCGAGGCAGCTGAGAACATCATGCGTGATGACCACCAACGTTTGGTGAATATCGTGAAAATGAAAGATACCATCCGCACGGGTGGTGCCCGATGA
- a CDS encoding ABC transporter substrate-binding protein, with product MRHLKVFAIAAASAFAMAACSAGASNEASSPSDPVELTFQSLSDQSGAIEVTKEIVDSWNKEHPNVQVKIVPAGWDGIYDKLITQFNAGAAPDIIHYEAASIVAFARDGYLADLTELLDSKFVSDVPKGVMGSVTVDDKIVAAPTELQSYVVFANKTLLDQAGVTIPTGDTMKWSELQEIAKATTKGDVFGLGWGLKSPTAAMMAMGPQFDGTFFEGTGREATIKVADGELSLPQIVHDMAFKDQTLQPLSLTQSGSEVLASFYAGQVAMTIQGSYQAANIAKDAPEGFEWVVLPPLEGSAGAKQAANPQTLSVNVDSKHAEEAAKFINYFVQAENLAKINEADALIPASAAAQDIMAKNLSDQPAWETILKSGKYMTDAPYLFADFYGQWKDTVATPAFQQYFAQEIERDQLQQQLTSGWNDISGQ from the coding sequence ATGCGTCATCTCAAGGTATTTGCGATAGCGGCAGCGTCCGCCTTCGCGATGGCCGCGTGTTCAGCAGGAGCAAGCAATGAGGCTTCCTCTCCTTCTGACCCCGTCGAACTGACCTTTCAGTCACTTTCGGACCAAAGTGGTGCAATCGAGGTCACCAAAGAAATCGTTGATTCGTGGAATAAAGAACACCCGAATGTTCAGGTCAAGATCGTTCCCGCCGGTTGGGACGGCATCTACGACAAGCTGATTACCCAATTCAATGCCGGGGCAGCGCCAGATATTATTCACTACGAGGCAGCCTCCATCGTTGCCTTTGCTCGAGACGGATATCTCGCAGACCTCACCGAACTTCTTGACTCGAAATTCGTCTCAGATGTTCCGAAAGGAGTCATGGGCTCAGTCACGGTTGATGACAAGATCGTTGCTGCCCCGACGGAACTCCAGTCCTATGTCGTCTTTGCCAACAAAACCCTTCTTGATCAAGCGGGTGTCACAATTCCAACCGGCGACACAATGAAGTGGAGTGAACTTCAGGAAATCGCAAAGGCAACGACAAAGGGCGATGTCTTTGGGTTGGGCTGGGGACTCAAGAGCCCCACGGCCGCGATGATGGCGATGGGGCCGCAATTTGACGGTACCTTCTTCGAAGGAACCGGACGAGAAGCAACGATTAAGGTTGCAGATGGAGAACTCTCGCTGCCCCAAATTGTTCACGATATGGCATTCAAGGATCAGACACTACAGCCACTGTCGCTGACGCAATCGGGGTCGGAGGTTCTTGCCTCGTTCTATGCGGGACAGGTTGCCATGACGATCCAGGGATCCTACCAAGCAGCGAACATTGCCAAAGATGCTCCCGAAGGATTCGAATGGGTGGTTCTTCCTCCGCTCGAAGGGTCGGCGGGAGCAAAACAAGCAGCGAATCCTCAAACGCTCTCAGTGAATGTCGACTCGAAACATGCTGAAGAAGCCGCAAAGTTCATCAACTACTTCGTCCAGGCCGAAAACCTTGCAAAAATCAATGAGGCCGATGCTCTTATTCCGGCATCAGCCGCTGCACAGGACATCATGGCGAAGAATCTTTCGGATCAACCTGCCTGGGAGACAATCCTGAAGTCGGGCAAATATATGACTGATGCGCCCTACCTATTCGCCGATTTCTACGGACAGTGGAAAGACACAGTAGCCACACCGGCATTCCAGCAGTACTTCGCGCAGGAAATCGAACGTGATCAGCTCCAACAGCAACTGACGTCTGGATGGAACGACATCTCAGGACAATAG
- a CDS encoding carbohydrate ABC transporter permease, which yields MTRTLGRIGQYVLLAAFIVFLAFPLIWLISCSFKSSAELNSLSVNIIPQQFTASNYSVALEKQGLIRSAVNSLLVALASTLLVVAISLPASYLLARFGGKIRAIGSAWVMVSQVFPVILIILPLFLILRAMNLTDSLVGLTLVHTTYTLPFALWMLQGYVANIPFDLEEAGAMDGASRWTVLMKIVFPLLAPGIVATALFAFVSSWNEFFFGLVLLQSPENYTLPITLKMFIGGEGKVALGPLAAGSVLAAIPSIIFFTIMQRKLISGMMAGAVKG from the coding sequence ATGACACGGACACTTGGGCGAATCGGTCAATATGTTCTCCTTGCGGCGTTCATCGTTTTTCTGGCATTCCCTCTCATCTGGCTGATCTCATGCTCCTTCAAGTCATCTGCGGAACTCAACTCGTTATCCGTCAACATCATTCCCCAGCAATTCACGGCGAGTAACTACTCGGTTGCGCTTGAAAAACAAGGGCTCATACGTTCCGCAGTGAATTCGCTTCTCGTTGCGTTAGCATCAACGCTCCTTGTTGTTGCTATTTCTCTGCCCGCGTCCTACCTGCTGGCTCGGTTCGGTGGAAAAATCCGAGCAATTGGATCAGCGTGGGTGATGGTTAGTCAGGTATTCCCAGTAATCCTCATCATTCTCCCGTTGTTCCTCATCCTGCGGGCAATGAACCTGACGGATTCACTCGTCGGGCTCACCCTTGTCCATACCACCTACACATTGCCCTTTGCCTTGTGGATGCTCCAGGGATACGTCGCGAATATTCCCTTCGATTTAGAAGAAGCTGGTGCGATGGATGGCGCATCCAGGTGGACGGTGCTCATGAAGATCGTTTTCCCACTGCTTGCCCCGGGAATCGTTGCAACAGCGTTGTTTGCCTTCGTCTCCTCATGGAACGAATTCTTCTTTGGACTCGTCCTTTTGCAATCCCCTGAAAACTACACGCTCCCCATCACCCTGAAGATGTTCATCGGTGGAGAAGGCAAGGTTGCTCTCGGTCCACTCGCTGCCGGCTCCGTTCTTGCCGCTATCCCTTCGATCATTTTCTTCACCATCATGCAACGAAAACTCATCTCCGGAATGATGGCCGGCGCTGTCAAAGGCTGA
- a CDS encoding carbohydrate ABC transporter permease: protein MTRNPHYQFVGIHNFQKLAGNEMFWESFKIGLVWAVSVTVLQMILGMILALLLNANLRFRGLTRVLALIPWAMPPVVVAIMWRMLYSPNAGPINAFLGFFGFPSGINWLGSFSLAFPAVIVVGVWVGMPQTTVTLLAGLQQIPVETMEAAQIDGAGAWSRFRYVTLPSLVPIIAAISSLNFIWNFNSFSLVYVLTEGGPGGRTMLPMLFTYIEAFKNRNIGYAAAMGLILVVIVTILLAIYLKLQLREGKEGK, encoded by the coding sequence TTGACTCGTAATCCACACTATCAATTCGTCGGAATTCATAACTTTCAGAAGCTCGCTGGAAACGAGATGTTCTGGGAATCTTTCAAGATTGGACTAGTCTGGGCGGTTTCGGTCACGGTTCTCCAAATGATTCTTGGAATGATCCTCGCACTGCTCCTCAACGCAAATTTGCGTTTTCGGGGATTGACCCGAGTTCTTGCGCTCATCCCGTGGGCGATGCCGCCCGTTGTTGTTGCAATCATGTGGCGGATGTTGTACTCACCCAATGCAGGGCCGATCAATGCGTTCCTAGGATTCTTCGGTTTTCCCTCAGGTATCAACTGGTTGGGATCATTCTCGCTTGCATTTCCAGCGGTCATTGTTGTTGGTGTATGGGTTGGGATGCCGCAGACAACGGTGACGCTGCTGGCGGGGCTTCAACAAATTCCAGTTGAAACTATGGAAGCGGCGCAGATTGATGGCGCAGGTGCTTGGAGTCGATTCCGCTACGTCACTCTTCCATCGCTGGTTCCAATCATTGCAGCAATTAGCTCGCTCAACTTTATTTGGAACTTCAATTCCTTCTCGCTTGTCTATGTGCTGACGGAAGGTGGCCCCGGTGGGAGAACAATGCTTCCGATGCTCTTCACCTACATTGAAGCATTTAAGAATCGGAATATCGGGTATGCAGCAGCAATGGGGCTCATCCTCGTTGTCATCGTAACGATACTTCTTGCGATCTACCTGAAGCTGCAACTACGTGAAGGGAAGGAAGGGAAATGA
- a CDS encoding LacI family DNA-binding transcriptional regulator — protein MDSRKPTLAQVAARAGVSIGSASRAMRGTGASEAVVAKVHAVAEELGYIPDFRARALRAGRTMNVAFAVPDIGNPVYVEMLKAITEVLSPAGYRVVVLPIDSDATRALDVVRSFSNGSIDAVIMSTVRVNDALVVALNESPIPVVLIGQPVEDGDFDTVATDSTAGIVLAVEHVLALGYTDLVFVNGPLETRPGAARQNGFDKAVEDAGSRVKSARTLRVDDFTLDDGSQAGRRIVRLWEGSAAVPGVRAVIAANDLLAIGVIRELIRAGMTVPTDVAVTGMDAIDLGKVMIPSVTSVSLHAVDRGKAAAQRLLDRFDNPELEPQATFLEPTLVIAESTSGEERMNEHGS, from the coding sequence ATGGACTCTCGGAAACCAACTCTCGCTCAAGTTGCTGCGCGTGCAGGAGTCTCGATCGGTTCGGCATCGCGTGCGATGCGTGGCACGGGTGCCAGCGAAGCCGTTGTTGCGAAAGTGCATGCGGTAGCTGAAGAACTCGGCTACATCCCCGATTTTCGTGCGCGTGCTTTGCGCGCAGGACGCACAATGAACGTCGCTTTCGCTGTTCCGGACATTGGAAACCCGGTATATGTCGAGATGCTCAAGGCGATTACCGAAGTTCTCTCGCCGGCCGGATATCGAGTCGTCGTGCTTCCTATCGATTCCGACGCAACCCGCGCACTTGACGTGGTGCGTTCATTTTCTAATGGCTCTATCGATGCGGTCATCATGTCGACGGTCCGAGTGAATGATGCATTGGTTGTCGCATTGAATGAAAGCCCCATTCCTGTTGTGCTCATCGGACAGCCAGTGGAGGACGGTGACTTTGACACAGTTGCTACGGATTCAACTGCGGGAATTGTCCTTGCGGTAGAGCACGTATTGGCATTGGGGTATACCGACCTCGTTTTCGTTAATGGTCCACTGGAGACTCGACCGGGTGCAGCTAGGCAAAACGGTTTTGATAAAGCAGTCGAGGATGCTGGTAGTCGCGTGAAGTCGGCTCGGACTCTTCGGGTGGATGACTTTACCCTCGATGACGGTTCGCAGGCAGGCCGGAGAATTGTGCGTTTGTGGGAAGGAAGTGCTGCCGTCCCGGGTGTGCGTGCAGTCATTGCTGCAAATGATCTCTTGGCTATCGGTGTTATTCGCGAACTGATCCGCGCAGGAATGACGGTGCCCACCGATGTAGCGGTGACGGGAATGGATGCGATTGACCTGGGAAAGGTCATGATCCCGTCCGTTACGAGTGTTTCGCTCCATGCTGTGGATCGTGGAAAGGCTGCGGCCCAGCGGCTTCTTGATCGCTTCGATAATCCTGAACTGGAACCCCAAGCTACCTTCCTTGAACCGACGTTAGTCATTGCCGAATCAACAAGCGGAGAGGAGCGTATGAATGAGCATGGCAGCTGA
- the groES gene encoding co-chaperone GroES — MSISIKPLEDRIVIRQVEAETTTASGLVIPDTAKEKPQEGEVIAVGPGRVDDNGNRVPVDVKVGDVVIYSRYGGTEVKYDGQEFQILSARDVLAIVER, encoded by the coding sequence GTGTCGATCTCCATCAAGCCCCTCGAGGACCGCATCGTCATCCGCCAGGTCGAGGCCGAGACCACCACCGCATCCGGTCTGGTCATCCCTGACACTGCCAAAGAAAAGCCGCAGGAAGGTGAAGTCATTGCCGTCGGCCCCGGCCGCGTTGATGACAACGGTAACCGCGTGCCCGTCGACGTCAAGGTCGGCGATGTCGTGATCTACAGCCGCTACGGTGGCACCGAGGTCAAGTACGACGGTCAGGAGTTCCAAATTCTTTCCGCTCGCGACGTGCTCGCGATCGTTGAGCGCTGA
- a CDS encoding class I SAM-dependent methyltransferase — protein MPSILDPITSSPGWQLLQSLDQRLSTQEDLSQSQPVDTVALVHALRKSGVDASLASALASQIELRRHARTKFGDFASSMVFTRDGLEQATRMMVAAHHAGRFRDGGASFVADLGCGIGSDSLAIAGLGLRVLAVDIDPDAAAAAAVNLRAFDSAEVQQGDIGDLSFDDLRRRGVDAIFADPARRSGSHKGGARITAPQKWSPPLSTVLGWADVISRVGVKVAPGLPYDAIPRDWHAQWVSVDGDLVEASLWSPALSPEGPGRSALVISGGHAHVLRDTSSSSPNDAASAVEVGDLADMIAEPDPAVIRAGGLATLANDLGLHIVSEKIAYLSANDIAPSPFLTRFHVLDVVPLKAKAIANWCHAHDIKSLEIKKRGVNIDPAALRKSLKLQGSQSISVILTRIMGRHRAIFVQRCTIK, from the coding sequence GTGCCCTCGATTCTTGACCCAATCACATCGTCACCCGGCTGGCAGCTACTCCAGTCATTAGACCAGCGCCTCTCAACCCAGGAAGACCTGTCGCAGTCGCAACCCGTTGACACCGTGGCACTCGTTCACGCTTTAAGGAAGTCAGGAGTCGACGCATCATTAGCGTCCGCACTCGCCTCCCAAATTGAGCTACGCCGGCACGCGCGCACAAAATTTGGCGATTTTGCATCTTCAATGGTGTTCACCCGCGACGGCTTGGAACAGGCAACGCGAATGATGGTCGCCGCCCATCATGCGGGACGTTTCCGGGATGGGGGTGCTTCATTCGTTGCGGACCTGGGGTGTGGAATCGGTTCGGATTCCTTGGCCATCGCGGGCCTCGGGTTACGGGTACTTGCAGTGGATATTGACCCGGATGCAGCAGCTGCGGCAGCGGTGAATCTTCGGGCCTTTGACTCGGCGGAAGTCCAGCAAGGGGATATTGGGGATCTCTCCTTCGATGACCTGCGTCGGCGCGGCGTTGATGCCATCTTTGCTGATCCGGCACGCCGGTCAGGTTCCCACAAAGGTGGCGCTCGGATCACAGCCCCACAGAAGTGGTCACCGCCGCTGTCCACGGTGCTTGGCTGGGCCGATGTCATCTCGCGTGTCGGAGTGAAGGTAGCCCCGGGCCTCCCATACGACGCGATCCCGCGTGATTGGCACGCTCAGTGGGTGAGCGTCGACGGTGACCTGGTGGAAGCCTCCCTGTGGAGCCCTGCCTTGAGTCCCGAAGGTCCGGGGCGTTCGGCGCTGGTCATTTCTGGCGGACACGCCCACGTCCTGCGTGACACCTCGTCCTCGTCCCCAAATGATGCTGCGAGCGCTGTCGAGGTTGGCGATCTTGCGGACATGATTGCAGAGCCGGACCCTGCGGTGATACGTGCAGGGGGCCTGGCCACATTAGCTAACGACCTGGGTCTTCACATTGTGTCTGAGAAGATCGCCTACCTCAGCGCCAACGACATCGCACCGTCACCATTCCTCACGCGCTTTCACGTGCTCGATGTTGTCCCACTCAAAGCAAAAGCCATTGCGAACTGGTGTCACGCCCACGACATCAAGTCGCTGGAGATCAAGAAACGCGGAGTGAACATCGACCCAGCTGCGCTGCGTAAATCTCTCAAGCTCCAGGGTTCACAGTCTATTTCTGTCATATTGACACGTATCATGGGACGACATCGCGCAATTTTTGTTCAACGCTGCACAATTAAGTAA
- a CDS encoding glutamate--cysteine ligase: MTIEFAASDRSTVGIEWELQLIDAETNDLRSDADTLLRALEQSGQTDHRIVKEMLRNTIELVSVPARNVSECTKDLQRLLSQVKPFAKEMGLVLATAGSHPFAHPQDQEVTDSVRYSSLVNRTRYWGQQMLLFGVHVHVGIEDVEKVLPIQRALSTTLGQLIAISASSPYWDGIDTDYASNRTMMFQQLPTAGIPRQFDTWEEFSDFTDQMIRANAISTVDELRWDVRPSPKFGTLEVRAFDAATNLQEVGAFAALTQCLVEHFSRRIDAGEPLDFFPDWYIAENKWRAARFGLDAELIVDSHGGRQIAREWLINVVAELRAIAIELGCLEELDRVGAIARHGGAYERIRHSVHTGQVPGHKLRDHHIREVPAQIPFRPLGAVRTESPLASPNLFLAVDHMREEMEIGHPIW, encoded by the coding sequence ATGACCATTGAATTCGCGGCATCTGACAGGTCGACGGTCGGCATTGAATGGGAGCTTCAGCTCATCGATGCCGAAACCAACGACCTGCGCTCAGATGCGGACACTCTCCTGCGCGCCCTGGAACAGTCGGGGCAAACGGATCACCGAATCGTCAAGGAAATGCTCCGTAACACGATCGAGCTGGTATCGGTTCCAGCTCGAAACGTCAGCGAATGTACCAAGGACCTTCAACGCCTGTTGTCGCAGGTCAAACCGTTCGCCAAGGAAATGGGCCTCGTCCTCGCCACCGCGGGCTCGCACCCCTTTGCGCACCCGCAGGACCAGGAAGTAACGGACTCAGTTCGCTACTCATCGCTGGTGAACCGGACACGCTACTGGGGACAACAGATGCTCCTCTTCGGCGTTCATGTTCACGTGGGGATCGAGGACGTCGAGAAAGTCCTTCCGATTCAGCGTGCGCTCTCAACGACCCTGGGTCAGCTGATCGCGATTTCGGCGTCATCCCCTTACTGGGATGGTATCGACACGGATTACGCATCGAATCGGACGATGATGTTTCAGCAGCTTCCAACAGCTGGGATTCCGCGTCAATTCGACACGTGGGAAGAGTTTTCTGATTTCACAGACCAGATGATCCGGGCGAACGCAATCTCCACGGTTGACGAGCTGCGGTGGGATGTCAGACCGTCTCCAAAGTTCGGGACACTCGAAGTTCGGGCATTCGACGCAGCAACAAATCTCCAAGAAGTCGGAGCATTCGCCGCCCTCACTCAGTGCCTCGTTGAGCATTTCTCCCGCCGAATCGACGCGGGCGAGCCTCTGGATTTCTTCCCCGACTGGTACATCGCGGAGAACAAGTGGCGCGCCGCTCGCTTCGGCCTCGATGCCGAACTCATCGTCGACTCACACGGGGGCCGACAGATCGCTCGTGAATGGCTCATCAACGTCGTTGCTGAGCTTCGCGCAATAGCGATCGAACTGGGGTGCCTTGAAGAACTTGACCGTGTCGGCGCCATCGCACGTCACGGCGGAGCCTACGAACGCATTCGCCACTCCGTTCACACCGGTCAGGTACCGGGCCACAAACTCCGAGACCACCACATTCGCGAGGTTCCGGCCCAAATACCTTTCAGGCCCCTTGGAGCCGTGCGCACTGAATCGCCACTTGCTTCACCGAATCTTTTCCTCGCCGTTGACCACATGCGAGAGGAAATGGAGATCGGTCACCCAATCTGGTGA
- a CDS encoding DUF4432 family protein, with translation MIAVSDELTTILRKKVGHLVGSFEQLIHVREVVLLNGSADGMRCLQVFNPQGISAEIFLDRCMDIGWAQASDCQLSWISPRGTVASARTNPIDDEWLHSFGGGLLTTCGLVSTGMPSEDRGRKFGLHGRIGMIPCERSTCELAESTHFSHASNSGFESWSDGLELRISGEMREAALGRENLRLRRTLHFSLNQRSIVVDDCIINDGYVSSGLMFRHHLNFGFPLVSTGSIIDSNVRIQGFREKTDSVVEKFPTVLVQNDAVEGVTYCSLAPATRFGWLSIVSPEGHKVRVTFNGEAWSNLLIWRNPSPGVNVLGVEPATSHDGGRKEARQEGSLLYIEPGESRVFSTRIDV, from the coding sequence GTGATAGCAGTATCGGATGAATTGACAACAATACTCAGGAAGAAAGTTGGTCATTTGGTAGGCTCTTTTGAGCAACTAATCCATGTTCGTGAGGTGGTATTGTTAAATGGGTCTGCTGATGGGATGAGGTGTCTACAGGTATTCAACCCTCAAGGGATTTCTGCGGAGATTTTTCTTGATCGATGTATGGACATTGGCTGGGCGCAAGCATCCGATTGTCAGTTGTCGTGGATTTCCCCTAGAGGGACTGTTGCGTCAGCAAGAACTAATCCTATCGACGACGAATGGCTTCATTCCTTCGGGGGAGGACTTCTAACCACATGCGGTCTTGTTTCTACTGGCATGCCGAGTGAAGATCGAGGTCGTAAGTTTGGTTTACATGGACGAATTGGAATGATTCCCTGCGAGCGGTCGACGTGTGAGCTCGCTGAGTCAACGCACTTTTCACATGCATCAAACAGTGGGTTTGAATCCTGGTCTGACGGTTTGGAATTACGGATTTCAGGTGAGATGCGCGAGGCGGCGTTGGGTCGTGAGAATCTTCGGCTTAGGCGAACGCTCCATTTTTCGTTAAATCAGCGTTCGATCGTGGTTGATGACTGTATCATTAACGATGGTTACGTCAGCTCTGGATTGATGTTTAGACATCACCTTAATTTTGGGTTTCCATTGGTTTCAACAGGATCTATCATTGACTCTAATGTCAGAATTCAGGGATTTCGCGAAAAAACTGACTCAGTTGTTGAAAAATTCCCGACAGTTCTTGTTCAAAATGATGCTGTAGAGGGGGTAACATATTGCTCTCTAGCACCTGCTACAAGATTCGGTTGGCTGTCGATAGTCTCTCCGGAGGGGCACAAAGTTCGTGTGACTTTTAATGGAGAGGCTTGGTCGAATCTCCTCATTTGGCGTAATCCTTCACCAGGTGTCAATGTCTTAGGAGTTGAGCCTGCAACTTCGCATGATGGTGGGCGTAAAGAAGCGCGTCAAGAGGGATCATTGCTATATATTGAGCCTGGAGAATCAAGAGTGTTTTCCACGCGGATCGATGTATGA
- a CDS encoding ABC transporter permease, producing MPDIEQTKQIAMRSVKYEGGAMGNQNNREQQRVSTAGKLKTLIKANYITILLVLICVILGALTSSFLSPGNISNVLFQSAFAGIAAMGMMLLISAGLIDLSVGGQIAICSIILARILPSTTIGLAILAVIFLSLILGLINGILVSAIKIPPFIATLGSLYLFLGFAYIYTDGQVLSIQSKYFRELTNGSIFGIPIPFICFIVIAILTFLLFRHSYFGRNVRAVGSNERAAYLAGVPVRRVKILAFLFASSCFSVSSIFIAGRLSSAEGNMAIGYEMTVIAAVIIGGTSMRGGNGNVWGTFVGAVLFTILGNALNLLGVASYWQYVVTGLILIAAISIGTFQLRTVPLRSEV from the coding sequence ATGCCCGACATTGAGCAAACTAAACAAATTGCGATGAGATCCGTAAAATATGAGGGTGGTGCTATGGGTAATCAAAATAATCGGGAACAGCAAAGGGTTTCTACAGCAGGCAAACTAAAGACTCTTATAAAGGCCAACTATATCACGATCTTATTAGTCCTCATATGCGTGATTCTTGGAGCGTTAACGTCTTCATTTTTGAGTCCAGGCAATATTTCAAATGTTCTTTTTCAAAGTGCATTTGCCGGTATTGCCGCGATGGGAATGATGCTTCTGATATCGGCCGGTTTGATTGACCTTTCAGTCGGTGGCCAAATCGCGATCTGTTCGATCATACTAGCTAGAATTCTGCCCTCTACTACGATTGGTCTCGCCATACTTGCCGTGATTTTCCTTTCGCTAATTTTAGGTTTGATCAATGGGATTCTAGTATCGGCGATTAAAATTCCACCATTTATTGCAACACTTGGTTCGCTCTATCTATTTTTAGGTTTTGCCTATATTTACACTGATGGACAGGTGTTATCGATACAGTCGAAATACTTTAGAGAACTTACGAATGGATCGATCTTCGGAATCCCAATTCCATTTATTTGCTTTATTGTGATAGCAATTTTAACATTCTTGTTATTTCGTCACTCATATTTTGGTCGCAATGTCCGCGCGGTTGGTTCTAATGAGAGAGCTGCATATCTAGCTGGAGTTCCCGTTCGGCGCGTAAAGATCCTTGCATTTCTATTTGCCTCGTCTTGTTTCTCTGTTTCCTCGATATTTATTGCTGGTCGCTTGTCTTCTGCTGAGGGTAATATGGCAATTGGATATGAAATGACTGTCATCGCGGCAGTTATTATTGGTGGCACCAGTATGCGTGGGGGAAATGGTAATGTTTGGGGTACTTTCGTAGGTGCCGTGCTTTTTACAATTTTAGGGAATGCTCTTAATCTTTTAGGCGTTGCTTCATATTGGCAATATGTGGTTACCGGCTTAATTCTTATCGCGGCTATTTCGATCGGAACATTTCAGCTTCGTACAGTTCCTCTTAGGAGTGAAGTGTGA